Proteins encoded by one window of Oreochromis niloticus isolate F11D_XX linkage group LG17, O_niloticus_UMD_NMBU, whole genome shotgun sequence:
- the LOC100696458 gene encoding LOW QUALITY PROTEIN: rho GTPase-activating protein 8 (The sequence of the model RefSeq protein was modified relative to this genomic sequence to represent the inferred CDS: inserted 1 base in 1 codon) — MSSSADLEQLAEIELQKEEEEEGSCVTDGPSAPPVSTPSLDPSHPYYDVARHGIIQVSGDDHYGRKLIVFSSCCLPPSHQLNHRRLLEYLKFTLDQYVEMDYILVYFHYGLRSSNKPSLKWLREAYSEFDRKYKKNLKALYVVHPTNFIRIVWNLFKPLISHKFGRKLTYVNYLAELREHLNYGQLFIPPEVLRHDEELRATQKGGPPPSVKTPPPRPPXPTQQFGVSLQYIREKNREAVIPPVMTQTVTYLKEKGLRTEGLFRRSARVQLIKEVQKLYNLGKPVNFEQIGDVHVPAVILKTFLRELPEPLLTFRVYSQVQELLHVESSLRVTRCKQIVESLPEHNFIVAKYLLCFLHQVSQESIINKMSPSNLACVFGVNLVWPRHGSISLTALTPINIFAELLIEHFHTVFGSRCPPAQVMP, encoded by the exons ATGAGCTCCTCGGCTGATCTGGAGCAGCTGGCAGAAATCG AGCtgcagaaggaggaggaggaggagggcagtTGTGTCACAGACGGTCCATCAGCTCCTCCAGTCAGCACACCAAGTCTCGACCCCTCCCACCCGTATTACGATGTGGCTCGACACGGCATCATCCAGGTTTCGG GGGACGACCACTATGGCAGGAAGCTGATTGTCTTTAGCAGCTGCTGCCTGCCACCGTCGCACCAGCTGAATCACCGCCGCCTGCTCGA GTACCTGAAGTTCACACTGGACCAGTACGTGGAGATGGACTACATCCTGGTGTACTTCCACTATGGCCTGAGGAGCAGCAACAAGCCGTCTCTCAAGTGGTTACGAGAGGCTTACAGCGAGTTCGACAGGAA GTACAAGAAGAACCTGAAGGCTCTGTACGTCGTCCATCCCACCAACTTCATCCGAATCGTCTGGAACCTTTTCAAACCTCTGATCAG TCACAAGTTTGGGAGGAAGCTGACGTATGTGAACTACTTGGCTGAGCTTCGGGAACACCTGAACTACGGGCAGCTCTTCATCCCCCCGGAAGTGCTCAG ACATGACGAGGAGCTGCGTGCGACTCAGAAGGGAGGACCCCCGCCTTCTGTGAAAACGCCCCCGCCCCGGCCCC TGCCCACCCAGCAGTTCGGCGTTAGTCTGCAGTA CATCAGAGAGAAGAACCGAGAGGCCGTCATCCCACCTGTGATGACCCAGACTGTCACATACCTGAAGGAGAAAG GTCTAAGGACCGAGGGGCTCTTCAGGCGATCGGCTCGGGTTCAGCTCATCAAGGAAGTACAGAAGCTCTACAACCTGG GGAAGCCGGTGAACTTTGAGCAGATCGGAGATGTGCACGTTCCCGCCGTGATCTTGAAGACATTCCTCAGAGAGCTTCCTGAGCCGTTGCTCACCTTCAGGGTCTACAGCCAGGTCCAGGAGCTGCTCC ATGTGGAGAGCAGCCTGCGGGTGACCCGGTGCAAACAGATCGTCGAGAGTCTACCTGAACATAATTTCATTGTGGCAAAGTACCTGCTGTGCTTCCTGCACCAG GTGTCTCAGGAAAGCATCATAAACAAGATGTCTCCATCTAACTTGGCGTGTGTTTTTGGCGTGAACCTGGTCTGGCCTCGTCACGGCTCCATCTCCCTGACCGCTTTGACCCCCATCAACATCTTCGCTGAGCTCCTCATCGAGCACTTCCACACCGTGTTCGGCTCCCGCTGCCCACCTGCACAGGTGATGCCCTGA